In a genomic window of Deinococcus aquiradiocola:
- the rnr gene encoding ribonuclease R, translating to MPKSSKERGATKPDATPRDSSVQKRASKAKNAAPDVQPEAESSRKRAKRTAASVTPIPEAVQTETAPARRARRTRDAEPTAADVQPAQAAEPITEPVQAATPARRGRRTSKQASEVQVSEVTGPLQAQPEVTEAVQPEPEQPVAPARRGRKPKAAVAAPGAQPEVAASAEVVEASDVAVQPEPTPEPEIAVPTPRRGRKPKAAVQVEAVVAPVAVQMEDAQVDAVPAEAVLPEPEQTTTEPAQPPVTKAKRGRRAAVTPVPEAAPSEPEVVSVAVPVDETPVEPAPAARRGRKPGRARKDETVTAEVAAGPVETTPETVAETPAQQQAPTEEPRLTRRGGRKPRTTAPDVVAEQAGTGAQAEPAVTPDTLATVQETQDATPEQGEQDEPVAPRGRRNRGRGSVKVTVQAQDAGTPAGPLTDERQDDGEQDDATDGDATAAADAHPAQTLVIEQLRKLGRPVHIRDFERSFTRQGRERLGTYRSDLTALMDELVHAGLVIQTRKRTYGLPEAMNLVRGRFQASASGFGFVIPDSGGDDYYIPEGRTMEAWNGDTVLIRPEGRGGRRGDSPAGVVVRVVERASAQLVGSLEHSHGYAFLKPDDMRNKHRIMLVPEGLEGLPDGARLVTELYWPEDTGEDEVYGQVLKVLGNEDDPVTETQAVVIKYGLRDEFPPEVLEEAEAIPSSIPESALFGRLDLRDYNIFTVDGRDAKDFDDAIHIQPTPEGNFVVGVHIADVSHYVKAGQPLDDEAYARATSVYLPGQVLPMLPEHLSNGVCSLVPYEDRLTLSALIELNIDGDILDVKLAPSVIRSKARLTYDEVQAYSEAVATLQGDARALEGDLHLLLKITSRLRQRRLREGALDFKMREVKVDVGKGGHLELVPVREETARGMIEDLMLLANKVVARHLLERNVPALYRIHEEPTLARFQEVSSAIGRLGLAFPGGEPTPQAYQAVLKKVRGTPQETAVNTLLLRSMQQAKYAGENLGHFGLAFDEYLHFTSPIRRYPDLLVHRMLKASLSGELSDRQKAEMEARLAEMGRHTSERERTASEAERDLTKYYQAKWAQENLDGVFEGYVSGVIASGLFVALENGVEGRIHISNLDDDYYLYIEDAGIMKGKTTGRVFRVGEHITIRITQVNPLARQIEFSQESNMDGNEGKPRARRREERETSKREKLSTLVPSVRAPRAAQDDTQPAQAAQNRGGNRNELRIGRGRDGGSRPSSNYSGGGKRRIVTLDRPRNEHLRPVNVTVQRMYFGDWTLENMPPEDGQGGHNRSGGFRGRPQPQTARSGNERGGNRGGNGNGGNFRNQNQGQDGRAPRQQAAAPAHGSAPATAEGADGSDASKRRRRRRGRRGGNGSSQS from the coding sequence ATGCCAAAGAGCAGCAAGGAGCGCGGGGCCACGAAGCCCGACGCGACCCCCCGGGACAGCAGTGTCCAGAAGAGGGCGAGCAAGGCGAAGAACGCCGCGCCAGACGTACAACCCGAAGCCGAATCCAGCCGCAAGCGCGCTAAGCGTACCGCGGCGAGCGTCACCCCTATCCCAGAGGCCGTGCAGACCGAGACGGCCCCCGCCCGCCGCGCCCGCAGGACCAGGGACGCGGAGCCCACAGCGGCCGACGTGCAGCCGGCCCAGGCGGCTGAGCCGATCACCGAACCCGTGCAGGCCGCGACTCCGGCCCGCCGTGGTCGCCGGACCTCGAAGCAGGCCAGCGAAGTGCAGGTCAGCGAAGTGACCGGGCCGCTGCAGGCGCAGCCCGAGGTCACGGAGGCCGTGCAGCCCGAGCCCGAGCAGCCCGTGGCGCCCGCGCGCCGTGGCCGCAAGCCGAAGGCCGCCGTTGCCGCGCCCGGAGCGCAGCCTGAAGTGGCCGCGTCTGCTGAAGTGGTGGAAGCTTCCGACGTGGCCGTTCAGCCCGAACCCACTCCCGAGCCCGAGATCGCCGTTCCCACGCCGCGCCGTGGCCGCAAGCCGAAGGCCGCCGTGCAGGTGGAAGCTGTCGTTGCGCCGGTGGCCGTGCAGATGGAGGATGCGCAGGTCGACGCCGTTCCGGCCGAGGCTGTCCTGCCGGAACCCGAGCAGACGACCACGGAACCTGCCCAGCCGCCCGTCACGAAGGCGAAGCGTGGCCGCAGGGCCGCCGTGACACCTGTCCCCGAGGCCGCTCCCAGCGAACCGGAAGTGGTGTCGGTGGCCGTGCCCGTGGACGAGACGCCCGTGGAGCCCGCTCCTGCCGCCCGTCGTGGCCGCAAGCCCGGCCGTGCCCGCAAGGACGAGACCGTGACGGCCGAAGTGGCCGCAGGGCCGGTCGAGACGACGCCCGAAACGGTCGCCGAGACGCCCGCCCAGCAGCAGGCGCCCACTGAGGAGCCGCGTCTGACGCGCCGCGGTGGCCGCAAGCCCCGCACGACGGCCCCCGACGTGGTGGCCGAGCAGGCCGGGACGGGCGCACAGGCCGAACCTGCCGTGACGCCGGACACCCTGGCAACCGTGCAGGAAACGCAGGACGCCACACCCGAACAGGGGGAGCAGGACGAGCCTGTCGCCCCGCGTGGCCGCCGGAACCGTGGCCGGGGCAGCGTCAAGGTGACCGTGCAGGCGCAGGACGCCGGGACGCCCGCCGGACCGCTGACGGACGAACGGCAGGACGACGGGGAACAGGACGACGCGACCGACGGAGACGCCACCGCAGCGGCGGACGCGCACCCCGCGCAGACGCTCGTGATCGAGCAGCTGCGTAAACTCGGCCGTCCCGTGCACATCCGCGACTTCGAACGCAGCTTCACCCGGCAGGGCCGCGAGCGGCTCGGCACGTACCGCAGCGACCTGACGGCCCTGATGGACGAACTCGTGCACGCGGGCCTCGTCATTCAGACGCGCAAGCGCACGTACGGTCTGCCGGAAGCGATGAACCTCGTGCGTGGCCGCTTCCAGGCGTCCGCGAGCGGGTTCGGCTTTGTAATCCCCGACTCGGGCGGCGACGACTACTACATCCCCGAGGGCCGCACCATGGAAGCCTGGAACGGCGACACGGTCCTCATCCGGCCCGAGGGTCGCGGCGGGCGGCGCGGCGACAGCCCGGCGGGCGTGGTGGTGCGCGTCGTGGAGCGCGCCTCCGCGCAGCTGGTGGGGAGCCTGGAGCACTCGCACGGGTACGCGTTCCTGAAGCCGGACGACATGCGCAACAAGCACCGCATCATGCTGGTGCCCGAGGGCCTGGAGGGCCTGCCGGACGGGGCGCGCCTCGTGACGGAACTGTACTGGCCGGAAGACACCGGTGAGGACGAAGTGTACGGTCAGGTGCTGAAGGTCCTCGGGAACGAGGACGACCCCGTCACGGAAACGCAGGCGGTCGTCATCAAGTACGGCCTGCGCGACGAGTTCCCGCCGGAGGTGCTGGAGGAGGCGGAAGCCATTCCGTCCAGCATTCCCGAGTCGGCGCTGTTCGGGCGTCTCGACCTGCGCGACTACAACATCTTCACGGTGGACGGCCGCGACGCGAAGGACTTCGACGACGCGATTCACATCCAGCCGACGCCCGAGGGGAACTTCGTGGTGGGCGTGCACATCGCGGACGTGTCGCACTACGTGAAGGCCGGACAGCCGCTCGACGACGAGGCGTACGCCCGCGCGACGAGTGTGTACCTGCCGGGTCAGGTGCTGCCGATGCTGCCGGAGCACCTCAGCAACGGCGTGTGCAGCCTCGTGCCGTACGAGGACCGACTGACGCTCAGCGCCCTGATCGAACTGAACATCGACGGGGACATCCTCGACGTGAAGCTCGCGCCGAGCGTCATCCGCAGCAAGGCGCGCCTCACGTACGACGAGGTGCAGGCGTACAGCGAGGCTGTCGCGACCCTGCAGGGCGACGCGCGCGCCCTGGAAGGCGACCTGCACCTGCTGCTGAAGATCACGTCGCGCCTGCGTCAACGCCGCCTGCGCGAGGGAGCCCTCGACTTCAAGATGCGTGAAGTGAAGGTCGACGTGGGCAAAGGCGGGCACCTGGAGCTCGTGCCGGTGCGCGAGGAGACGGCGCGCGGCATGATCGAGGACCTGATGCTGCTCGCGAACAAGGTCGTCGCGCGGCACCTGCTGGAACGCAACGTGCCTGCCCTGTACCGCATTCACGAGGAGCCGACCCTGGCGCGCTTCCAGGAGGTCAGCAGCGCCATCGGGCGACTCGGGCTGGCCTTCCCGGGCGGGGAACCCACCCCGCAGGCGTACCAGGCGGTCCTGAAGAAGGTGCGCGGCACGCCGCAGGAGACGGCCGTGAACACCCTGCTGCTGCGCAGCATGCAGCAGGCGAAGTACGCGGGCGAGAACCTCGGGCACTTCGGGCTGGCCTTCGACGAGTACCTGCACTTCACGTCCCCCATCCGCCGTTACCCGGACCTGCTGGTGCACCGCATGCTGAAAGCCAGCCTGAGCGGTGAACTCAGCGACCGGCAGAAGGCCGAGATGGAGGCCCGCCTCGCCGAGATGGGCCGCCACACCAGCGAACGCGAACGGACGGCCAGCGAGGCCGAACGCGACCTGACGAAGTACTATCAGGCGAAGTGGGCGCAGGAGAACCTCGACGGCGTGTTCGAGGGGTACGTGTCGGGCGTCATCGCGAGCGGCCTGTTCGTGGCGCTGGAGAACGGCGTCGAGGGACGCATCCACATCTCGAACCTCGACGACGACTACTACCTGTACATCGAGGACGCCGGCATCATGAAAGGCAAGACGACGGGCCGCGTCTTCCGGGTCGGCGAGCACATCACCATCCGCATCACCCAGGTCAACCCGCTGGCCCGGCAGATCGAATTTTCACAGGAGAGCAACATGGACGGCAATGAAGGCAAGCCCCGCGCCCGTCGCCGCGAAGAGCGCGAGACGAGCAAGCGCGAGAAACTCAGCACCCTCGTCCCCAGCGTGCGCGCGCCCCGCGCCGCTCAGGACGACACCCAGCCCGCGCAGGCCGCCCAGAACCGTGGCGGGAACCGGAATGAACTGCGGATCGGGCGCGGCCGGGACGGCGGGAGCCGCCCGTCCAGCAACTACAGTGGCGGCGGCAAGCGCCGCATCGTGACGCTCGACCGGCCCCGCAACGAGCACCTGCGGCCCGTGAACGTCACCGTGCAGCGCATGTACTTCGGCGACTGGACGCTGGAAAACATGCCGCCCGAGGACGGCCAGGGCGGCCACAACCGCAGCGGCGGCTTCCGTGGCCGTCCGCAGCCGCAGACGGCGCGCAGCGGCAACGAGCGCGGCGGAAACCGTGGCGGCAACGGGAACGGCGGGAACTTCCGCAACCAGAACCAGGGTCAGGACGGCCGCGCGCCGCGCCAGCAGGCCGCCGCGCCCGCCCATGGCAGCGCGCCCGCCACGGCGGAAGGCGCGGACGGCAGTGACGCCAGCAAGCGCCGCCGCCGTCGCCGGGGACGTCGCGGCGGGAACGGCAGCAGCCAGAGCTGA
- a CDS encoding exodeoxyribonuclease III, with product MLPGVHVVTLNLNGLRSALRKGLLPWLEEHAPDVLLLQEVRASSMPEVFAPLGYHSVWHPASRAGYSGVAILSREALQDVVIGIGDPLLDDEGRLVSGVLHGVRYASLYLPSGSSGEERQGFKDRSLPILSAWVQARLQEGPLVLGGDFNVAHREIDIRNWRGNVRNSGFLPHERAWMGELLALGLRDTHRETLGEQAAYTWWSNRANAYANDVGWRIDYLLSAGVDVRDVTAHRAARLSDHAPLGGRVRALTQD from the coding sequence ATGCTGCCGGGCGTGCATGTCGTCACCCTGAACCTCAACGGACTGAGAAGTGCCCTGCGCAAGGGCCTGCTGCCCTGGCTGGAGGAACACGCGCCGGACGTGCTGCTGCTGCAGGAGGTCCGCGCCAGCAGCATGCCGGAAGTGTTCGCACCGCTCGGCTACCACTCGGTGTGGCACCCGGCGAGCAGGGCCGGGTACAGCGGCGTCGCCATCCTGTCGCGGGAAGCGCTGCAGGACGTGGTGATCGGCATCGGGGACCCACTGCTGGACGACGAGGGCCGCCTCGTGTCGGGCGTCCTGCACGGCGTGCGGTACGCGAGCCTGTACCTGCCGAGCGGGTCGAGCGGCGAGGAACGCCAGGGCTTCAAGGACCGCAGCCTGCCCATCCTGAGCGCCTGGGTGCAGGCTCGGCTGCAGGAGGGTCCGCTCGTGCTGGGCGGGGACTTCAACGTCGCGCACCGCGAGATCGACATCCGCAACTGGCGCGGCAACGTCCGCAACAGCGGCTTCCTGCCGCACGAGCGCGCGTGGATGGGTGAGCTGCTCGCGCTGGGCCTGCGCGACACGCACCGAGAGACGCTGGGCGAGCAGGCCGCGTACACGTGGTGGAGCAACCGCGCGAACGCGTACGCGAACGACGTGGGGTGGCGCATCGATTATCTGCTGAGTGCGGGCGTGGACGTGCGGGACGTGACGGCGCACCGGGCGGCAAGGCTGTCGGACCACGCGCCGCTCGGCGGACGGGTGCGCGCCCTGACGCAGGACTGA
- a CDS encoding aspartate carbamoyltransferase catalytic subunit, translated as MTAFSDTRPRHLLDFQGWSTERLTAILDNADTMLSVLDRPVRKVPALQGLTVCTVFFENSTRTRISFELAARRMSADVVSFAASSSSLSKGESLRDTIETLTAYKVDAFIVRHEASGAAHRVAQFSGKPTINAGDGRRAHPTQALLDAYTIRQEYGDLAGRNVTIIGDVRHSRVARSNTELLTRLGANVTLCGPATLLPRDLAGERVTLTTDARTAVKGAHTVMALRLQTERMDAGYLGSLPEYIQGYQVNEALMEHAEPGAIVLHPGPMNRDLEISADTADGPRSRILKQVENGQAVRMSVLYHLLVGRA; from the coding sequence ATGACCGCCTTCTCCGACACCCGCCCCCGCCACCTGCTGGACTTCCAGGGCTGGAGCACCGAGCGCCTCACCGCCATCCTCGACAACGCCGACACCATGCTCAGCGTCCTCGACCGGCCCGTCCGCAAGGTCCCCGCCCTGCAGGGCCTCACCGTCTGCACCGTGTTCTTCGAGAACAGCACCCGCACCCGCATCAGCTTCGAACTCGCCGCGCGCCGCATGAGCGCCGACGTCGTCAGCTTCGCCGCCAGCAGCAGCAGCCTCAGCAAGGGCGAAAGCCTCCGCGACACCATCGAAACGCTCACCGCGTACAAGGTCGACGCGTTCATCGTCCGGCACGAAGCGAGCGGCGCCGCGCACCGCGTCGCGCAGTTCAGCGGCAAACCCACCATCAACGCCGGAGACGGCCGCCGCGCCCACCCCACCCAGGCGCTCCTCGACGCCTACACCATCCGGCAGGAATACGGCGACCTGGCCGGACGCAACGTCACCATCATCGGCGACGTGCGCCACTCCCGCGTCGCCCGCAGCAACACCGAACTGCTCACCCGGCTCGGCGCGAACGTCACCCTGTGCGGCCCCGCCACCCTCCTCCCCCGCGACCTCGCAGGCGAGCGCGTCACCCTCACCACCGACGCCCGAACCGCCGTGAAAGGCGCGCACACCGTCATGGCCCTGCGCCTCCAGACGGAACGCATGGACGCCGGATACCTCGGCAGCCTCCCGGAATACATCCAGGGTTATCAGGTCAACGAGGCGCTGATGGAACACGCCGAGCCGGGCGCCATCGTCCTGCACCCCGGCCCCATGAACCGCGACCTGGAAATCAGCGCCGACACCGCCGACGGCCCCCGCAGCCGCATTCTGAAACAGGTCGAGAACGGCCAGGCAGTCCGCATGAGCGTCCTGTACCACCTGCTGGTCGGGCGGGCCTGA
- a CDS encoding redoxin family protein: MRVLACVGAMFALGGGAGSVRVGEAAPEFVAGGAWLNSAPLHVRQLRGRVVLVNVWVYSCINCHLSLPTLRGWYARFHAAGLEIVGVHSPEFPSDRPAGNVAAALRRDGVDWPVMQDNDLATWNAYGVSGWPSFYLVDRRGKVRAVHVGELSARFPDAIPGLERQLMALLAEK, encoded by the coding sequence GTGCGGGTGCTGGCGTGCGTGGGCGCGATGTTCGCGCTGGGCGGGGGTGCCGGGTCGGTGCGGGTCGGGGAGGCCGCGCCGGAGTTCGTGGCGGGCGGCGCGTGGCTGAATTCGGCGCCGCTGCACGTGCGGCAGTTGCGGGGGCGGGTGGTGCTGGTGAACGTGTGGGTGTACTCGTGCATCAACTGTCACCTGAGCCTCCCGACGCTGCGGGGGTGGTACGCGCGGTTTCACGCGGCGGGCCTGGAGATCGTGGGGGTGCACTCGCCGGAGTTCCCGTCGGACCGGCCTGCGGGGAATGTCGCGGCGGCCCTGCGGCGAGACGGGGTAGACTGGCCCGTCATGCAGGACAACGATCTCGCCACCTGGAACGCGTACGGCGTGAGCGGCTGGCCGAGCTTCTATCTCGTGGACCGGCGCGGGAAGGTGCGGGCCGTGCACGTGGGTGAGCTGTCGGCGCGGTTCCCGGACGCGATTCCGGGCCTGGAGCGGCAGCTGATGGCGCTGCTGGCCGAGAAGTGA
- a CDS encoding helix-turn-helix domain-containing protein, which yields DGGRWTSRQVAAWIEEVVGHPVNIVTGWNYLRRLQYTVQLPRPQHPQAASPAEQEAYKKKSAPLSKR from the coding sequence GATGGCGGGCGCTGGACGTCCCGTCAGGTGGCCGCCTGGATCGAAGAGGTGGTGGGCCATCCGGTGAACATCGTCACCGGATGGAACTATTTGCGTCGGCTCCAATACACGGTTCAGCTCCCCCGTCCACAGCATCCCCAGGCGGCGAGCCCGGCGGAGCAGGAGGCGTACAAAAAAAAATCTGCGCCCTTGTCGAAACGCTGA
- a CDS encoding dihydroorotase — MTITITNIRRPNSDTPETLTIENGLIKGWNLPAEGETIDGNGATVAPALLELHAHLREPGQEVKEDLASGLAAAAAGGYGTVVCMPNTSPVIDDPALVRALIEKADALGFARLKPSAALTKGQQGKQLAELSLLREAGAVMFTDDGRTNEDARVLRLGLEYAHSLGMVVSVHAEDATLRADGVMNEGAVSEALGLPGNPAAAEAARVARDIEIAALTGARLHVQHLSTARALDLVRDAKARGVPVTCEVCPHHLTLTDEALRGFDPMFKVAPPLRTQVDAEHLLAGLLDGSVDCLATDHAPHTRAEKEQDMLHAPFGIPSIEVAFPLMWTQFGEVLGLERLLHLFTGGAARVMGWPEPTLDAGQPADLVLLDLDTARPVTPAEFRSKAKFSPWAGQELRGWPTLTVVGGRVAYRR, encoded by the coding sequence ATGACCATCACCATAACCAACATCCGCCGACCCAACTCGGACACTCCTGAAACCCTCACCATCGAGAACGGTCTGATCAAGGGCTGGAATCTTCCGGCTGAAGGCGAAACCATCGACGGCAACGGGGCCACGGTCGCTCCGGCCCTCCTGGAACTGCACGCGCACCTGCGCGAGCCGGGGCAGGAGGTCAAGGAGGATCTCGCGTCGGGTCTCGCGGCGGCGGCGGCGGGCGGGTACGGCACGGTGGTGTGCATGCCGAACACCTCGCCGGTCATCGACGACCCGGCGCTCGTGCGTGCCCTGATCGAGAAGGCGGACGCGCTGGGGTTCGCTCGCCTGAAGCCGTCGGCAGCGCTGACGAAGGGGCAGCAGGGCAAGCAGCTGGCCGAGCTGAGCCTGCTGAGGGAGGCGGGCGCAGTCATGTTCACCGATGACGGCCGCACCAACGAGGACGCGCGCGTGCTGCGGCTGGGACTGGAGTACGCGCACAGCCTGGGGATGGTGGTGAGCGTGCATGCCGAGGACGCGACGCTCCGGGCGGACGGCGTGATGAACGAGGGTGCGGTCAGCGAGGCGCTGGGTCTGCCCGGCAATCCGGCGGCGGCGGAGGCGGCGCGCGTGGCGCGTGACATCGAGATCGCGGCGTTGACGGGCGCGCGGCTGCACGTTCAGCACCTGTCCACGGCGCGCGCGCTGGATCTGGTGCGGGACGCGAAGGCGCGGGGCGTGCCGGTGACGTGCGAGGTGTGCCCGCACCACCTGACCCTGACGGACGAGGCCCTGCGGGGCTTCGACCCGATGTTCAAGGTCGCGCCGCCCCTGCGGACGCAGGTGGACGCGGAGCACCTGCTGGCGGGCCTGCTGGACGGCTCGGTGGATTGCCTCGCGACGGATCACGCGCCGCACACGCGCGCGGAGAAGGAGCAGGACATGCTGCACGCGCCGTTCGGCATTCCGAGCATCGAGGTGGCGTTCCCGCTGATGTGGACGCAGTTCGGGGAGGTGCTGGGCCTGGAGCGCCTGCTGCACCTGTTCACGGGCGGCGCGGCCCGCGTGATGGGCTGGCCCGAGCCGACGCTGGACGCGGGGCAACCGGCGGACCTCGTGCTGCTGGACCTGGACACGGCGCGTCCCGTGACGCCCGCCGAGTTCCGCAGCAAGGCGAAGTTCTCGCCGTGGGCGGGGCAGGAGCTGCGCGGCTGGCCGACCCTGACGGTGGTGGGCGGCCGGGTCGCGTACCGCCGCTGA
- a CDS encoding class I SAM-dependent methyltransferase, with protein sequence MWPFGPLLDAARLDLGADVLDVGGGDGRLLAEWRRRGQTGRGVVADASAGVDAHALPFPDASFGVVVMLRVLTHLHSPGLAVAEACRVLRPHGVLLVAAHGPQHLPGLLPVGVPAPCPALPDGWRATALAVTRPARFAWADWVALAEAYSVPPGMPRRMLETSLHLQGWVVRAPAARP encoded by the coding sequence GTGTGGCCGTTCGGGCCGCTGCTGGACGCCGCACGCCTGGACCTGGGCGCGGACGTGCTGGACGTGGGTGGGGGAGACGGTCGTCTGCTCGCCGAGTGGCGTCGGCGCGGGCAGACCGGGCGGGGCGTGGTGGCGGACGCCTCCGCCGGAGTGGACGCGCACGCCCTGCCGTTCCCGGACGCGTCGTTCGGCGTGGTCGTGATGCTGCGCGTGCTGACGCACCTGCACTCGCCGGGCCTGGCCGTGGCGGAGGCGTGCCGGGTGCTGCGCCCGCACGGGGTGCTGCTCGTGGCCGCACATGGCCCGCAGCACCTGCCGGGCCTGCTCCCGGTGGGCGTTCCAGCGCCCTGCCCGGCCCTGCCAGACGGCTGGCGGGCCACCGCGCTCGCCGTGACGCGGCCTGCGCGGTTCGCCTGGGCAGACTGGGTGGCCCTGGCGGAAGCATACAGCGTGCCGCCGGGCATGCCCCGCAGGATGTTGGAGACGTCCCTGCACCTGCAGGGATGGGTGGTGCGCGCGCCCGCCGCGCGACCCTGA
- the pyrR gene encoding bifunctional pyr operon transcriptional regulator/uracil phosphoribosyltransferase PyrR, with amino-acid sequence MQLKASILTSEELRRALTRIAHEILERNKGAEGLALVGVHTRGIPLAARLAAKLRELEGVDVPLGRLDITLYRDDLSEIARQPVIRETQLDFDMQPRRIILVDDVLYTGRTVRAALDALLDLGRPQSIQLAVLVDRGHRELPIRADYVGKNLPTARTELVKVKLEETDGVDAVELWERDGTPEQA; translated from the coding sequence ATGCAGCTGAAGGCCTCCATCCTCACCAGTGAGGAACTCCGCCGCGCCCTGACCCGCATCGCGCACGAGATCCTCGAACGCAACAAGGGCGCCGAAGGCCTCGCGCTCGTCGGCGTGCACACGCGCGGCATCCCGCTCGCCGCCAGGCTCGCCGCGAAACTCCGCGAACTCGAAGGCGTCGACGTGCCCCTCGGACGGCTCGACATCACCCTGTACCGCGACGACCTCTCCGAAATCGCGCGCCAGCCCGTCATCCGCGAGACGCAACTCGACTTCGACATGCAGCCGCGCCGCATCATCCTCGTCGACGACGTGCTGTACACCGGCCGCACCGTCCGCGCCGCCCTCGACGCGCTCCTCGACCTCGGCCGCCCGCAGAGCATCCAGCTGGCCGTCCTCGTCGACCGGGGCCACCGCGAACTCCCCATCCGCGCCGACTACGTCGGCAAGAACCTCCCCACCGCCCGCACGGAACTCGTCAAGGTGAAGCTCGAAGAGACGGACGGCGTGGACGCCGTCGAACTCTGGGAACGCGACGGCACGCCGGAGCAGGCATGA
- a CDS encoding winged helix-turn-helix domain-containing protein, with the protein MKATEIIPHLTLEELRERFKTAATHDERTRWQALILLSDPTHPRSRKEIAHIVQRTPNWVGRTIKRYNAGGPDGPKDRRKGRSQRPLLLDEVQRQALDLRLQHPPDDGGRWTSRQVAAWIEEVVGHPVNIVTGWNYLRRLQYTVQLPRPQHPQAASPVEQEAYKKKSAPLSKR; encoded by the coding sequence ATCAAAGCGACTGAGATCATCCCCCACCTGACCCTGGAAGAACTGCGTGAGCGGTTCAAGACCGCCGCCACGCACGACGAACGCACCCGTTGGCAAGCGCTGATCCTCCTCAGTGACCCCACGCATCCCCGGTCGCGAAAGGAGATCGCACACATCGTGCAACGCACTCCCAACTGGGTCGGCCGCACCATCAAGCGATACAACGCCGGTGGGCCCGATGGGCCCAAAGATCGCCGGAAAGGCCGCTCGCAGCGTCCCTTACTGCTCGATGAGGTCCAGCGTCAGGCGCTGGACCTGCGATTGCAGCACCCACCGGATGATGGCGGGCGCTGGACGTCCCGTCAGGTGGCCGCCTGGATCGAAGAGGTGGTGGGCCATCCGGTGAACATCGTCACCGGATGGAACTATTTGCGTCGGCTCCAGTACACGGTTCAGCTCCCCCGTCCACAGCATCCCCAGGCGGCGAGCCCGGTGGAGCAGGAGGCGTACAAAAAAAAATCTGCGCCCTTGTCGAAACGCTGA